A stretch of the Aminipila terrae genome encodes the following:
- a CDS encoding transporter substrate-binding domain-containing protein, protein MMKMNQHLIEILVRVSVAFLAFITMLVFIQPQVSYGDIKLPKEKKVVKVGYYLYDRYQEVDKNGVYSGYGYDYLKEISQFAGWDYEFIIASFPDCIRMLENGEVDIVGGIDKEALKSDKIIYSHLSNRVSQAQLYTKNTDTHLNFDDFSKINGISVGVLQDDYQESYLDDYSYQNHIKLHKKYYKTLKDMEAALEKGQVQAIFTSVETNKKYNKVIGRMDQRPLYYGINKNNQELMGELNKSMQNIKNSNPSYDMQIQNKYFIKGNVAAPSFTVEELNYINEKRTVKVAYDQGWQPIEYYDKETGNIKGVTKDLFDLLSKYTGLKFEFIRAKDLSEALNDVKTGKADMISLVSHDYNISDKRAYTPPVFVLMHPW, encoded by the coding sequence ACCCCAAGTCAGCTATGGGGATATAAAATTGCCCAAGGAAAAGAAAGTCGTAAAGGTTGGCTACTATCTCTATGACCGATATCAGGAAGTTGATAAAAACGGTGTATATTCAGGATATGGATATGACTACTTAAAAGAAATATCTCAATTTGCAGGATGGGACTATGAATTCATCATAGCTTCATTTCCGGATTGTATCAGAATGTTGGAAAATGGTGAGGTGGATATTGTTGGAGGAATAGATAAAGAAGCACTAAAGTCTGACAAAATCATCTATTCACACTTATCTAACAGAGTATCTCAGGCACAGTTATATACAAAAAATACCGATACACACTTAAATTTTGACGATTTTTCCAAGATTAACGGAATTTCTGTAGGGGTATTACAAGATGATTATCAAGAGTCCTATTTAGATGATTATTCCTATCAGAATCATATAAAATTACATAAAAAATACTATAAAACTCTGAAAGATATGGAAGCTGCTTTGGAAAAGGGTCAGGTTCAAGCAATTTTTACTTCTGTTGAGACAAATAAAAAATATAATAAAGTAATCGGCAGGATGGATCAACGCCCTCTGTATTATGGCATAAATAAGAATAACCAGGAATTGATGGGTGAGTTAAATAAGTCCATGCAGAATATAAAAAACAGCAATCCCTCTTATGATATGCAGATACAAAATAAATATTTTATTAAGGGAAACGTTGCAGCTCCATCTTTTACCGTGGAGGAACTTAACTATATAAATGAAAAAAGAACTGTAAAAGTTGCATATGATCAGGGCTGGCAGCCCATTGAATATTATGATAAGGAAACGGGAAATATAAAAGGCGTTACAAAAGACCTGTTTGACCTATTATCAAAATATACTGGGCTTAAGTTTGAGTTTATCAGAGCAAAAGATTTAAGTGAGGCTTTAAATGATGTAAAGACGGGAAAAGCGGATATGATTAGTCTGGTATCCCACGATTACAACATTTCAGATAAGAGGGCATATACACCTCCAGTATTTGTATTAATGCATCCCTGGTAG